A single genomic interval of Microbacterium sp. zg-Y1090 harbors:
- a CDS encoding ATP-dependent DNA helicase has product MTAPLLTDEQEAVFRLIEDTNEHVFVTGRAGTGKSTLLRHLAWNTDKQIAVCAPTGVAALNVEGQTIHSLFRLPIGLIADSDLDQPDQTRRILNALDTLVIDEISMVNADLMDAIDRSLRQARGRRSEPFGGAQVVMFGDPYQLAPVPPRGDEMRYIRDHYRSFWFFDAHVWAGRSGDDAEGGLIDLGRHGATLNIRELRDIHRQADPTFKILLNAVRHGVVTADMAEVLNTAGARRPPEPGGDEPPIITLATRNDIVNRINHRHLDALPGPVQTARAEVSGDFGRGDAAYPAELELQLKVGAQVMFLRNDVGGFGEPPRWVNGTIGTVTRIAGATVRVEVDGVEHDVEPTVWERFRYAYDSASKSLSRDIVAEFTQFPLRLAWAVTIHKSQGKTYERAIIDLGSGAFAPGQTYVALSRLTSLDGLYLTRPLRPSDIRVDPDVRRFMRSRA; this is encoded by the coding sequence GTGACCGCCCCGCTTCTCACCGACGAACAGGAAGCGGTGTTCCGGCTCATCGAGGACACCAACGAGCACGTCTTCGTCACCGGCCGCGCCGGCACCGGCAAGTCCACGCTGCTGCGCCACCTCGCCTGGAACACGGACAAGCAGATCGCCGTCTGCGCTCCCACGGGCGTCGCGGCCCTCAACGTCGAGGGGCAGACGATCCACTCGCTGTTCCGACTGCCCATCGGGCTCATCGCCGACAGCGACCTCGACCAGCCCGACCAGACGCGCCGCATCCTCAACGCCCTCGACACGCTGGTCATCGACGAGATCTCGATGGTCAACGCCGACCTGATGGATGCCATCGACCGGTCGCTGCGGCAGGCCCGCGGGCGCCGCAGCGAGCCGTTCGGTGGCGCGCAGGTCGTGATGTTCGGGGATCCGTATCAGCTGGCGCCGGTGCCGCCGCGCGGCGACGAGATGCGGTACATCCGCGACCACTACCGGTCGTTCTGGTTCTTCGACGCCCACGTGTGGGCCGGTCGGTCCGGCGATGACGCCGAGGGCGGTCTCATCGACCTCGGGCGCCACGGTGCGACGCTCAACATCCGCGAACTGCGCGACATCCACCGCCAGGCCGACCCGACCTTCAAGATCCTCCTCAACGCCGTGCGCCACGGCGTGGTCACCGCCGACATGGCCGAGGTGCTCAATACCGCGGGGGCGCGACGACCGCCCGAGCCCGGCGGTGACGAGCCGCCGATCATCACGCTGGCCACCCGCAACGACATCGTCAACCGCATCAACCACCGTCACCTCGACGCGCTGCCCGGACCGGTGCAGACCGCCCGTGCCGAGGTCAGCGGTGACTTCGGGCGAGGGGATGCGGCGTACCCCGCCGAGCTGGAGCTGCAGCTGAAGGTGGGAGCGCAGGTGATGTTCCTGCGCAACGACGTCGGCGGCTTCGGCGAGCCGCCCCGGTGGGTCAACGGCACGATCGGAACGGTCACCCGCATCGCGGGGGCGACGGTGCGCGTGGAGGTCGACGGCGTCGAGCACGACGTCGAACCCACCGTGTGGGAGAGGTTCCGGTACGCATACGACTCGGCATCCAAGTCGCTGTCGCGCGACATCGTCGCGGAGTTCACGCAGTTCCCGCTGCGGCTGGCGTGGGCCGTGACCATCCACAAGTCGCAGGGCAAGACCTACGAGCGGGCGATCATCGACCTGGGGTCCGGGGCGTTCGCGCCGGGTCAGACCTATGTCGCGCTGTCGCGGCTGACCAGCCTGGATGGGCTGTACCTCACCAGGCCGCTGCGCCCGAGCGATATCCGCGTCGACCCCGACGTGCGTCGCTTCATGCGCTCGCGCGCCTGA
- a CDS encoding bifunctional copper resistance protein CopD/cytochrome c oxidase assembly protein: MNSRALRYAGPAILAIVALAVLAWALALGGGAAPLRLGDPGPVVRWGLPVAKLTVNLSASVMVGSLVVALYALRAGTRAFETALDAASIAAAVFTVSAGVTGFFTVLNALGSTPSAGAQFGQQLGRFLIEQELGRAWLITTLAGAVLTVLTFAVRGWTTTLLVAVLAIASLIPMASQGHSGDDANHNAAVMAIALHIIAAAVWLGGLVLMVLVRPLLSRTEMADVMRRYSSIALVAFVVVAISGTVRALAGGITLELLTSPYGLVLLVKIAALVTLGVFGAWYRVRLIGRMRDDGAARRFWSLIGLELAFMGVASGAAAALARTPPPVDTSLPPVRTPAEILTGAPLPPEFTIDRWFTAWEIDLLWAFAVGFGAFFYVAGVRRLRRRGDTWPIYRTVLWLVGLALLLWVTGGPINVYQDYLFSVHMVGHMLLSMAIPLCLVAGAPVTLAARAIRKRDDGTRGGREWILWAVHTPFSRVVTHPLFAAAMFIGSLWVFYYTDLFRWSLYDHLGHEWMIAHFLISGYLFALSLVGIDPVPYRYPYPFRLVTLIAVMAMHAFFGIAIMMQSGLMVAEWFGSMGRTWGPTPLEDQYAGGGVAWSVGEIPTLILALVVAIQWSRSDERTQRRRDRQADRSGDAELNAYNERLAQLAERDARRERAGR, from the coding sequence GTGAACTCCCGCGCCCTCCGGTACGCCGGCCCCGCGATCCTCGCGATCGTGGCTCTCGCCGTCCTGGCGTGGGCGCTGGCTCTCGGTGGCGGGGCCGCGCCGCTGCGACTGGGCGACCCCGGGCCGGTCGTGCGCTGGGGTCTGCCGGTGGCCAAGCTCACCGTGAACCTGTCCGCCTCGGTGATGGTGGGCTCTCTCGTCGTGGCCCTCTACGCGCTGCGTGCGGGCACACGCGCCTTCGAGACCGCGCTCGACGCGGCATCCATCGCCGCGGCCGTCTTCACCGTCTCCGCGGGCGTCACCGGATTCTTCACGGTGCTCAACGCCCTCGGTTCCACGCCCAGCGCCGGTGCCCAGTTCGGGCAGCAGCTGGGGCGCTTCCTCATCGAGCAGGAGCTCGGCCGTGCGTGGCTGATCACCACCCTCGCGGGCGCGGTGCTGACGGTTCTCACGTTCGCGGTGCGCGGGTGGACCACGACCCTGCTCGTCGCGGTGCTCGCGATCGCGTCGCTCATCCCGATGGCGTCGCAGGGTCACTCCGGCGACGACGCGAACCACAACGCGGCGGTCATGGCCATCGCGCTGCACATCATCGCCGCGGCTGTCTGGCTGGGCGGGCTCGTGCTCATGGTGCTCGTGCGCCCGCTGCTCTCCCGCACCGAGATGGCCGACGTGATGCGCCGCTACTCGTCGATCGCGCTGGTCGCCTTCGTCGTCGTGGCGATCTCCGGCACGGTGCGGGCCCTCGCCGGCGGAATCACGCTCGAGCTGCTGACGTCGCCCTACGGCCTGGTGCTGCTGGTGAAGATCGCGGCGCTCGTCACCCTCGGCGTCTTCGGCGCGTGGTACCGGGTGCGCCTCATCGGCCGCATGCGCGACGACGGCGCCGCGCGACGGTTCTGGAGCCTCATCGGACTGGAACTGGCTTTCATGGGCGTGGCCAGCGGCGCGGCGGCCGCGCTCGCGCGCACGCCGCCGCCGGTGGACACGTCGCTGCCGCCGGTGCGCACCCCGGCCGAGATCCTCACCGGGGCTCCGCTGCCCCCGGAGTTCACGATCGACCGCTGGTTCACCGCGTGGGAGATCGACCTGCTGTGGGCGTTCGCCGTCGGCTTCGGCGCCTTCTTCTACGTCGCCGGCGTGCGACGGCTGCGCCGCCGCGGCGACACGTGGCCGATCTACCGCACCGTGCTGTGGCTGGTCGGCCTGGCGCTGCTGCTGTGGGTCACCGGCGGCCCGATCAACGTCTACCAGGACTACCTGTTCAGCGTGCACATGGTCGGGCACATGCTGCTGTCGATGGCGATCCCCCTGTGCCTCGTCGCCGGGGCGCCCGTCACCCTCGCGGCGCGGGCGATCCGCAAGCGGGACGACGGCACCCGGGGTGGCCGCGAGTGGATCCTCTGGGCCGTCCACACCCCGTTCTCCCGGGTGGTGACGCATCCGCTGTTCGCGGCCGCGATGTTCATCGGGTCGCTGTGGGTGTTCTACTACACCGACCTCTTCCGCTGGTCGCTGTACGACCATCTCGGTCACGAGTGGATGATCGCCCACTTCCTCATCTCGGGCTACCTGTTCGCCCTCTCCCTCGTGGGCATCGACCCGGTGCCGTACCGCTACCCGTACCCCTTCCGTCTGGTGACCCTCATCGCGGTCATGGCGATGCACGCGTTCTTCGGCATCGCGATCATGATGCAGTCCGGCCTGATGGTGGCGGAGTGGTTCGGCTCGATGGGACGCACGTGGGGGCCGACACCGCTCGAGGATCAGTACGCCGGAGGCGGTGTCGCCTGGTCGGTGGGAGAGATCCCGACGCTCATCCTGGCTCTCGTCGTGGCGATCCAGTGGAGCCGCAGCGACGAGCGCACCCAGCGCCGGCGCGACCGGCAGGCCGACCGCAGCGGTGACGCGGAGCTCAACGCCTACAACGAGCGTCTCGCCCAGCTCGCCGAGCGCGACGCCCGACGCGAGCGCGCCGGCCGCTGA
- a CDS encoding HU family DNA-binding protein has protein sequence MADKSITKTELVASIASATGQSQATVSGVLDSLFSTVADAVAKGSKVSIPGWIAFEQVDTAARTGRNPQTGEEIKIAAGKRVKVTAGSKLKAAVK, from the coding sequence ATGGCTGACAAGTCCATCACCAAGACCGAGCTCGTCGCGAGCATCGCCAGCGCCACCGGCCAGAGCCAGGCCACCGTCTCGGGCGTGCTCGACTCGCTGTTCTCGACCGTCGCCGACGCCGTGGCAAAGGGCAGCAAGGTCTCGATCCCCGGCTGGATCGCCTTCGAGCAGGTCGACACCGCCGCCCGCACCGGCCGCAACCCCCAGACCGGCGAGGAGATCAAGATCGCCGCGGGCAAGCGCGTCAAGGTGACCGCCGGCTCGAAGCTCAAGGCTGCCGTCAAGTAA
- the rpsN gene encoding 30S ribosomal protein S14, producing MAKKSKIARNEQRKVVVERYAAKRAELKKALVSPESTDEEREAARVGLQKLPRNASPVRVRSRDVIDGRPRGNLTKFGISRVRFRDMAHRGELPGVTKSSW from the coding sequence ATGGCTAAGAAGAGCAAGATCGCGCGCAACGAGCAGCGCAAGGTGGTCGTGGAGCGCTATGCCGCGAAGCGCGCCGAGCTGAAGAAGGCGCTTGTGTCGCCGGAGTCCACCGACGAGGAGCGCGAAGCCGCTCGCGTGGGTCTGCAGAAGCTGCCCCGCAACGCTTCGCCCGTGCGCGTTCGCTCGCGCGACGTCATCGACGGTCGCCCCCGCGGAAACCTCACGAAGTTCGGCATCTCGCGTGTCCGCTTCCGTGACATGGCCCACCGTGGCGAGCTGCCCGGTGTGACCAAGTCGTCGTGGTGA
- the rpmG gene encoding 50S ribosomal protein L33 — protein MAKKAQDVRPIIKLRSTAGTGYTYVTRKNRRNNPDRIVLKKYDPVIRKHVEFREER, from the coding sequence ATGGCCAAGAAGGCTCAGGACGTCCGTCCGATCATCAAGCTGCGTTCGACCGCCGGCACGGGGTACACCTACGTGACGCGCAAGAACCGCCGCAACAACCCCGACCGCATCGTGCTCAAGAAGTACGACCCGGTGATCCGCAAGCACGTCGAATTCCGAGAGGAGCGTTGA
- the rpmB gene encoding 50S ribosomal protein L28 produces MAAVCQVTGAVPGFGHNISHSHRRTKRRFDPNVQKKTYFVPSLGRKITINVSAKGMKVIDVRGIESVVKDMIAKGVKL; encoded by the coding sequence ATGGCAGCAGTGTGCCAGGTGACTGGAGCTGTTCCCGGCTTCGGTCACAACATCTCGCACTCGCACCGCCGGACGAAGCGCCGCTTCGACCCGAACGTGCAGAAGAAGACCTACTTCGTGCCCTCGCTCGGCCGGAAGATCACGATCAACGTGTCCGCTAAGGGCATGAAGGTCATCGACGTCCGCGGCATCGAGTCGGTTGTGAAGGACATGATCGCGAAGGGTGTGAAGCTCTGA
- a CDS encoding DNA-3-methyladenine glycosylase, with protein MTVRRPATRDDMAALALEVAPRLLDAVLEVTVEGETVAVRLTEVEAYHGRGTGDVPDPGSHARMGLTPRNATMWGEPGHLYVYLSHGIHSCVNVVCGPEGVAGGVLLRGGEIVEGVGAARRRRPAARADRDLARGPGRLGDAVGLRHPVHDGIDVITGESWHGAVARLLLPVEPVAEPATGPRVGVAGHAGTAAFPWRFWIPGDPTVSAFRWGRGAGPAPAGPAPAV; from the coding sequence ATGACCGTTCGCCGCCCTGCGACCCGCGACGACATGGCGGCGCTCGCGCTGGAGGTCGCGCCGCGGCTGCTCGACGCCGTGCTCGAGGTGACCGTCGAGGGCGAGACGGTCGCGGTGCGGCTGACCGAGGTCGAGGCGTATCACGGCCGCGGCACCGGGGACGTGCCCGATCCAGGGTCCCACGCGCGCATGGGCCTCACCCCCCGCAACGCGACGATGTGGGGTGAGCCGGGGCACCTGTACGTCTACCTCAGTCACGGCATCCATTCGTGCGTCAACGTCGTCTGCGGACCCGAGGGGGTCGCCGGCGGTGTGTTGCTGCGCGGCGGAGAGATTGTCGAGGGCGTGGGTGCCGCGCGCCGCCGCCGACCCGCCGCGCGCGCCGACCGCGACCTCGCCCGCGGCCCGGGCCGCCTCGGCGACGCGGTGGGGCTGCGCCATCCGGTGCACGACGGCATCGACGTCATCACCGGGGAGTCCTGGCACGGTGCGGTGGCGCGCCTGCTGCTTCCCGTCGAGCCGGTCGCGGAGCCGGCGACGGGACCCCGTGTGGGGGTGGCCGGGCATGCCGGCACGGCGGCCTTCCCGTGGCGGTTCTGGATTCCGGGCGACCCGACGGTCTCGGCCTTCCGGTGGGGCCGCGGTGCCGGCCCGGCGCCCGCAGGCCCGGCGCCCGCGGTGTGA
- a CDS encoding TIGR03943 family putative permease subunit — translation MPDRTPTTHTDPLTRGQALLTRWLGVGLAAALAAVTVVLAATGRIGLYINPDTAWFAVAFAIVALVGTVASFALPLGAESDHGHDHGSEAAAGESAGITDAGSDGRDVEYGGLDLDHDAVVAAGFGRTAATAATVAGGVLATGIVGAILVLPPASLSAELAMSRDTGAAPLFQGTDAVALATTGDTASFGVGEWATVFAGATNPDAFEGDPVTLTGFVTPGEDGFDLTRLVITHCVIDAQPASVPVTVGEPPETGQWVTVRGTVRADADGSLTIAATEVTPIEEPEDPYEY, via the coding sequence TTGCCTGACCGGACGCCGACGACGCACACCGATCCGCTCACCCGCGGGCAGGCGCTGCTCACGCGCTGGCTCGGCGTGGGACTGGCCGCGGCGCTCGCCGCCGTGACCGTCGTGCTGGCTGCGACCGGCCGCATCGGTCTCTACATCAACCCCGACACCGCCTGGTTCGCCGTCGCGTTCGCGATCGTCGCTCTCGTCGGCACCGTCGCCTCGTTCGCTCTGCCGCTCGGCGCCGAATCCGACCACGGGCACGACCACGGCTCCGAGGCCGCGGCCGGCGAATCGGCCGGCATCACCGACGCCGGCTCCGACGGCCGCGACGTCGAGTACGGCGGCCTCGATCTCGACCACGACGCCGTCGTCGCGGCCGGCTTCGGCCGCACCGCCGCGACGGCGGCCACGGTCGCGGGCGGTGTGCTGGCCACCGGCATCGTCGGTGCGATCCTCGTGCTGCCGCCCGCGTCGCTGTCGGCGGAGCTCGCCATGTCGCGCGACACCGGCGCGGCACCGCTGTTCCAGGGGACCGACGCCGTCGCGCTGGCCACGACCGGCGACACCGCCTCGTTCGGCGTGGGGGAGTGGGCCACGGTGTTCGCCGGAGCGACCAACCCCGATGCGTTCGAGGGAGACCCGGTGACCCTCACCGGCTTCGTCACCCCTGGTGAGGACGGCTTCGATCTCACCCGTCTGGTGATCACCCACTGCGTGATCGACGCCCAGCCTGCCAGCGTCCCGGTGACCGTGGGCGAACCCCCCGAGACCGGCCAGTGGGTGACGGTGCGCGGCACGGTGCGTGCCGACGCCGACGGCTCGCTCACGATCGCCGCCACCGAGGTCACCCCCATCGAGGAGCCGGAAGACCCGTATGAGTACTGA
- a CDS encoding permease, producing the protein MTSAPTRRRTSRSPRTARPRPERSTRLLTTLGLGALVVAVLLVVAALAPAETPLPTRAQDGLTLAISVLIESLPFVVLGVLLSIVIQVWLPPGALERWMPRRAWARRAVLSLLGMLVPVCECGNVPFARGLMMRGFSVPETMTFLIAAPIVNPIVIITTHQAFGFDDGILIARLVGGYLVANLIGWIYSRHPDPDALVTDRFRDTCELAAFDTGGRGRRSLAQFVVELRAVMPALVIGSALAGAVHVLVPREALLAIGSNPALSIAVMIALAMIVSICSNVDAFFALSFASTFTPGAIVAFLIVGPIVDIKMLALLRTTFRTRVLVGVTVVVVLFAFALGSGVNLFA; encoded by the coding sequence ATGACGAGCGCCCCCACCCGTCGCCGTACGTCGCGCTCGCCCCGCACCGCCCGACCGCGGCCGGAGCGCAGCACCCGGCTGCTGACCACTCTCGGCCTCGGTGCGCTGGTGGTCGCCGTGCTGCTCGTGGTCGCGGCGCTCGCGCCCGCCGAGACGCCGCTGCCCACGCGTGCGCAGGACGGGCTGACGCTGGCCATCAGCGTGCTGATCGAGTCGCTGCCCTTCGTCGTGCTGGGCGTGCTGCTGTCGATCGTCATCCAGGTGTGGCTGCCGCCGGGAGCCCTCGAGCGGTGGATGCCGCGGCGCGCCTGGGCGCGCAGGGCCGTGCTGTCGCTGCTCGGGATGCTGGTGCCGGTCTGCGAATGCGGCAACGTCCCGTTCGCCCGCGGACTGATGATGCGCGGGTTCAGCGTGCCCGAGACGATGACGTTCCTCATCGCGGCGCCGATCGTCAACCCGATCGTCATCATCACGACCCATCAGGCCTTCGGCTTCGACGACGGCATCCTGATCGCCCGACTCGTCGGCGGCTACCTCGTCGCGAACCTCATCGGCTGGATCTACAGCCGCCACCCCGACCCCGATGCCCTCGTCACCGACCGCTTCCGCGACACGTGCGAGCTCGCCGCCTTCGACACCGGCGGCCGCGGGCGCCGCAGCCTCGCCCAGTTCGTCGTCGAGCTGCGCGCCGTGATGCCCGCGCTCGTGATCGGCTCGGCCCTGGCCGGCGCGGTGCACGTGCTGGTGCCGCGGGAGGCGCTGCTGGCGATCGGGTCGAACCCCGCGCTGTCGATCGCGGTGATGATCGCGCTGGCGATGATCGTGTCGATCTGCTCCAACGTCGACGCCTTCTTCGCGCTGTCGTTCGCGTCGACGTTCACGCCCGGCGCGATCGTGGCGTTCCTCATCGTCGGTCCCATCGTCGATATCAAGATGCTGGCGCTGCTGCGCACGACCTTCCGCACCCGCGTGCTGGTCGGGGTGACCGTCGTCGTCGTGCTCTTCGCCTTCGCCCTGGGCTCGGGGGTGAACCTCTTTGCCTGA
- a CDS encoding Fur family transcriptional regulator, translated as MAQRNTWQRERVRDALAEAPGFVSAQALHATLRDENTGIGLATVYRALAGLAAAGDADQLQSPEGEALYRACSTDGHHHHLICRRCGRTVEIAATDVEQWARRTAAQHGFTQAEHVVDIFGLCAACTTADATPAATTVAAPEGRP; from the coding sequence ATGGCCCAGCGGAACACCTGGCAGCGCGAGCGCGTGCGCGACGCGCTCGCCGAGGCGCCCGGCTTCGTCAGCGCGCAGGCGCTGCACGCCACGCTCCGCGACGAGAACACGGGCATCGGGCTGGCGACGGTCTACCGCGCACTGGCGGGCCTCGCCGCCGCCGGCGACGCCGACCAGCTGCAGAGCCCCGAGGGGGAGGCGCTCTACCGCGCCTGCAGCACCGACGGTCATCATCACCACCTCATCTGCCGGCGCTGCGGGCGCACCGTGGAGATCGCCGCGACCGATGTCGAGCAGTGGGCCCGCCGCACCGCCGCCCAGCATGGCTTCACGCAGGCGGAGCACGTCGTGGACATCTTCGGCCTGTGCGCCGCATGCACGACGGCCGATGCCACGCCCGCTGCCACGACGGTCGCCGCGCCGGAGGGGCGCCCATGA
- a CDS encoding metal ABC transporter permease: MNWDDIGDALFGGLGEYGAILGLVQNSVWAGAVLGLVGGLIGVFVMQRDMAFAVHGISELSFAGAAAALLIGVDVVTGSIVGSLIAAAIIGGLGARARDRNSIIGVLMPFGLGLGILFLSLYDGRSANRFSLLTGQIVSVQSGQLGWLIVIGAAVLVGLLLIWRPLRFDSLDPQSAAARGVPTTAVSLAFMLLLGLIVAVAVHIIGALLVMALLVTPAAAAMRVSSGPLAVPLLAALFGVASAVGGILLAVMGTLPVSPYITTISFLIYLVCRVVGTRRGRVQRLRAAG; this comes from the coding sequence ATGAACTGGGACGACATCGGCGACGCCCTCTTCGGCGGGCTGGGGGAGTACGGCGCGATCCTCGGTCTCGTGCAGAACTCGGTGTGGGCGGGGGCGGTGCTGGGCCTCGTCGGCGGTCTCATCGGCGTGTTCGTCATGCAGCGCGACATGGCCTTCGCCGTGCACGGCATCAGCGAGCTGTCGTTCGCCGGCGCCGCCGCGGCCCTCCTCATCGGGGTCGACGTCGTGACCGGCTCGATCGTGGGCTCCCTCATCGCCGCGGCCATCATCGGCGGCCTCGGCGCCCGCGCCCGCGACCGCAACTCGATCATCGGCGTGCTCATGCCGTTCGGCCTCGGCCTCGGCATCCTCTTCCTGTCGCTGTACGACGGGCGCAGCGCCAACCGCTTCAGCCTGCTGACCGGCCAGATCGTCTCGGTGCAGTCCGGCCAGCTGGGGTGGCTGATCGTGATCGGCGCCGCGGTGCTGGTGGGGCTCCTCCTCATCTGGCGCCCGCTGCGCTTCGACTCGCTCGACCCGCAGTCCGCCGCCGCACGCGGGGTGCCCACCACTGCGGTGTCGCTGGCGTTCATGCTGCTTCTCGGGCTGATCGTGGCCGTCGCGGTGCACATCATCGGCGCGCTGCTGGTGATGGCGCTGCTGGTGACTCCGGCGGCCGCCGCGATGCGGGTCAGCAGTGGTCCCCTCGCCGTGCCGCTGCTGGCGGCGCTGTTCGGGGTGGCCTCCGCCGTCGGCGGCATCCTGCTGGCGGTCATGGGAACCCTGCCGGTGAGTCCCTACATCACCACGATCTCGTTCCTCATCTACCTCGTCTGCCGCGTCGTCGGCACCCGCCGCGGCCGCGTGCAGCGGTTGCGTGCCGCCGGCTGA
- a CDS encoding metal ABC transporter ATP-binding protein yields the protein MSGSASAATPPLRIRGAALRRDGRDLWSGLDLEVQPGELLAVLGPSGSGKTTLLRAILGLESLSAGRIEALGRPVQRRGNRAIGYIPQQRPLPPETPLRGRDLVALGIDGHRFGLPIPRRGDRARVDALVDAVGARAFADRPVGLLSGGEQQRLRVGQALADDPRLLLCDEPLTSLDLANQQAVVGLIDAHRRRTDAAVLLVTHDINPVLSAVDRILYIAGGRFTLGSPEDVLTSRVLTDLYGAPVEVLRAGGRLVVVGAPDAEDSHHHHHHDEAGA from the coding sequence GTGAGCGGCTCCGCGTCGGCCGCCACGCCGCCGCTGCGCATCCGCGGGGCGGCCCTGCGCCGCGACGGCCGCGACCTGTGGTCGGGGCTCGACCTCGAGGTGCAGCCGGGCGAGCTGCTGGCCGTACTCGGCCCGAGCGGCTCGGGAAAGACCACCCTGCTGCGGGCGATCCTCGGACTGGAGTCTCTCAGCGCGGGGCGCATCGAGGCGCTCGGCCGGCCGGTGCAGCGCCGCGGCAACCGCGCCATCGGCTACATCCCGCAGCAGCGCCCGCTGCCGCCGGAGACCCCCCTGCGGGGTCGTGACCTCGTCGCCCTCGGAATCGACGGCCACCGCTTCGGGCTGCCGATCCCGCGCCGCGGCGACCGCGCCCGTGTGGACGCGCTCGTCGACGCCGTCGGCGCCCGCGCGTTCGCCGACCGGCCGGTCGGGCTGCTTTCCGGAGGTGAGCAGCAGCGGCTGCGCGTCGGGCAGGCCCTGGCCGACGACCCCCGGCTGCTGCTGTGCGACGAGCCCTTGACCAGCCTGGACCTCGCCAACCAGCAGGCGGTCGTCGGGCTCATCGACGCCCACCGGAGGCGGACGGATGCCGCGGTGCTGCTGGTCACCCATGACATCAACCCGGTGCTGTCGGCGGTCGACCGCATCCTCTACATCGCTGGCGGGCGCTTCACCCTGGGAAGCCCCGAGGACGTTCTCACCTCGCGCGTGCTCACCGACCTGTACGGCGCACCCGTCGAGGTGCTGCGGGCGGGCGGCCGGCTCGTCGTGGTCGGCGCACCGGATGCCGAAGACTCCCACCACCACCATCACCACGACGAGGCCGGCGCATGA
- a CDS encoding metal ABC transporter solute-binding protein, Zn/Mn family produces MIRKTFSVAALGAASLLVLAGCAGTGGEQDDASGSGVLQVVASTSVWAQIAEEIGGDAVDVTAIVSSTAQDPHAYEASARDQLAVQRADLIIENGGGYDPFIDALIEASGSDAPVITAVRESAEWPDDAGHDEADDADHDHDHDHDHDHDHVKGFNEHVWYDPHTVEHVAEAIADALTDLRPDDAAVFQDNLAGFADGIEGLEADLADLAAAHNGEGAFVTEPVAAYLAAAAGLVDRTPAAFSEAVEEGQDVPPATLLEALDILASGDVAVVVVNAQTGGAETTQIIDAAASDGLPIVEMTETLPDDTTYIEWMQDNIAALAAALDA; encoded by the coding sequence ATGATCCGCAAGACCTTCTCCGTCGCCGCGCTCGGCGCCGCCTCTCTGCTCGTGCTCGCCGGCTGCGCCGGCACCGGGGGCGAGCAGGACGACGCGTCCGGCAGCGGCGTGCTGCAGGTCGTGGCATCCACGAGCGTCTGGGCGCAGATCGCCGAGGAGATCGGCGGGGATGCCGTGGACGTCACCGCCATCGTGTCGTCGACCGCGCAGGACCCTCACGCCTACGAGGCCAGCGCCCGCGACCAGCTCGCCGTCCAGCGCGCCGACCTCATCATCGAGAACGGCGGCGGCTACGACCCCTTCATCGACGCCCTGATCGAGGCGAGCGGGTCGGATGCCCCCGTGATCACCGCCGTGCGCGAGTCGGCCGAGTGGCCGGACGACGCCGGGCACGACGAGGCCGACGACGCCGATCACGATCACGATCACGATCACGATCACGACCACGACCACGTCAAGGGCTTCAACGAGCACGTCTGGTACGACCCGCACACCGTGGAGCACGTGGCGGAGGCGATCGCCGACGCGCTCACCGACCTGCGCCCCGACGACGCCGCCGTCTTCCAGGACAACCTGGCCGGCTTCGCCGACGGCATCGAAGGGCTCGAGGCCGACCTGGCCGACCTGGCCGCAGCCCACAACGGCGAAGGCGCCTTCGTCACCGAGCCGGTCGCCGCGTATCTGGCCGCCGCCGCCGGACTCGTCGACCGCACCCCCGCCGCCTTCAGCGAAGCGGTGGAGGAGGGGCAGGACGTGCCCCCCGCGACACTGCTCGAGGCGCTGGACATCCTCGCTTCCGGTGACGTGGCCGTGGTCGTGGTGAACGCGCAGACCGGCGGCGCCGAGACGACGCAGATCATCGACGCCGCGGCATCCGACGGGCTCCCGATCGTGGAGATGACCGAGACGCTCCCGGACGACACGACGTACATTGAGTGGATGCAGGACAACATCGCCGCTCTCGCCGCGGCGCTGGACGCGTGA